A part of Patescibacteria group bacterium genomic DNA contains:
- a CDS encoding O-antigen ligase family protein has product MSRLESIYVNIIKFGTYVILFVPLLITKQFYFPYIFGKAITIRSIVEIMAVVYILLVLHNPRFKPRCSLLFWGVVVFMGVKVLSTLMGVNVYHSFWSNYERMEGLLTLLHFGILFVIVSGVFKEKKEWLTLFRIAVSASFCVALYGLGQKLGLSSLLHSDIEKIDSTIGNSSYVAIYLVMNFFITVYLFIKDRNLFWRIFYGIILLLDVIIIFFTASRGGMLGLLGGIFLLLIFVVFFTPIGLVKKGYKYSAIGTVIFLILTVGTIYLNKGKEFINNIHVLRKLTTISFADRTIQDRFINWNIGWQGWKERPILGYGPENYYVSFNKYYNSRTSEPWFDRAHNIIFDQLNSSGILGLASYLFILCVSLYYLWKKRNRDFWLSVSFIGLIFGYFFANLFVFDNSSTYAIFFLVLAFINFIVSGQEDAEDEQAEPSRKSVSVFIPLGLLAVLTFSLYFFNIRPAIANNIGIEAYKYSRVNYSKSVDLFKKALAYNTFGNPEMSLRIGDYALHLFNELDEEKREVKEILDFAIQELEASINEEPLNARYYLYVASLYNVRSRVENREENLNMVLKHLNKAKELSPERIEVYFQLGQIALSAGDRGQAVRDFEKAFKIRPDSNDTQLNLMLAYLYVGDKEKIDKQFEILRDFGFVVLGGNQVEKLVAALYAIKELDKIIQLLEAYLASYPSSEFYAKLATVCLEAGNKEKAREYTLKAMELNPDLKEEGEVFLEQLEE; this is encoded by the coding sequence ATGTCCCGTCTTGAAAGTATTTATGTCAATATCATAAAATTTGGAACCTATGTTATTCTTTTTGTTCCATTGCTTATCACTAAGCAATTTTATTTTCCTTATATTTTTGGCAAGGCAATTACTATCCGGTCTATCGTTGAGATAATGGCAGTTGTTTATATTCTTTTGGTTTTGCATAATCCTCGCTTCAAGCCGCGATGTTCGTTATTATTCTGGGGGGTTGTTGTTTTTATGGGCGTAAAAGTCTTAAGCACCCTTATGGGCGTCAATGTCTATCATAGTTTTTGGAGTAATTACGAGCGGATGGAAGGGCTTCTGACCTTGCTGCATTTTGGAATATTATTTGTGATTGTCAGTGGTGTTTTTAAAGAAAAAAAGGAATGGCTGACATTATTTAGAATAGCCGTTAGCGCCAGTTTTTGCGTGGCTTTATATGGATTGGGACAAAAATTAGGCCTTTCTTCATTGCTTCATTCTGACATTGAAAAAATTGACAGTACTATTGGCAACTCGTCTTACGTAGCAATCTATCTAGTAATGAATTTTTTTATTACTGTCTACCTGTTTATTAAAGACCGGAATCTTTTTTGGCGGATATTTTATGGAATAATATTGCTTCTGGATGTAATAATTATTTTTTTCACAGCCAGCCGGGGTGGTATGCTGGGACTATTGGGCGGAATTTTTCTTTTGTTGATTTTTGTAGTGTTTTTTACTCCTATCGGGTTGGTCAAAAAAGGCTATAAATATTCAGCAATAGGAACAGTTATTTTTTTAATTTTGACTGTAGGCACAATTTATTTAAATAAAGGCAAAGAGTTCATAAATAATATTCATGTTTTAAGAAAACTGACCACCATCTCTTTTGCTGACAGAACCATCCAGGATCGTTTTATTAATTGGAATATTGGCTGGCAGGGCTGGAAGGAGCGGCCAATATTAGGTTATGGTCCGGAAAATTATTATGTGTCGTTTAATAAGTATTATAATTCACGGACAAGTGAACCTTGGTTTGATCGGGCCCATAATATCATTTTTGATCAGCTCAATTCCAGTGGGATTTTAGGCCTTGCCAGTTACTTGTTTATTCTTTGTGTTAGTTTATATTATCTTTGGAAAAAGAGAAATAGGGATTTTTGGCTTTCAGTTAGTTTTATTGGGCTGATTTTCGGTTATTTTTTTGCTAACCTTTTTGTTTTTGATAATTCCAGCACCTATGCGATATTCTTTTTAGTTTTGGCTTTTATAAACTTTATAGTTTCGGGTCAGGAAGATGCCGAAGACGAACAAGCAGAACCTTCTAGAAAATCAGTTAGTGTTTTTATACCCTTGGGTCTATTAGCTGTTCTAACGTTTAGTTTATATTTTTTTAATATCCGCCCGGCGATTGCCAACAATATCGGCATTGAGGCCTACAAATATTCGCGGGTTAATTATTCTAAATCAGTAGATTTATTTAAGAAAGCCTTGGCTTACAATACTTTTGGGAATCCGGAAATGAGTTTGCGCATAGGCGATTATGCGCTTCACCTTTTTAATGAGCTTGATGAGGAAAAAAGGGAAGTAAAAGAAATTCTAGATTTTGCAATCCAGGAGCTGGAGGCAAGTATTAATGAGGAGCCTTTAAATGCTCGATATTATTTGTATGTTGCCAGTCTATACAATGTGCGTTCCCGGGTTGAAAACCGGGAAGAGAATCTAAATATGGTTCTTAAACATCTTAACAAAGCTAAAGAATTAAGCCCAGAGCGCATTGAAGTTTATTTTCAACTGGGACAGATTGCTCTTTCTGCTGGTGACAGAGGACAAGCAGTGAGAGATTTTGAAAAAGCGTTTAAGATTAGACCCGATAGCAATGACACTCAACTGAATCTTATGTTGGCCTACCTTTATGTTGGAGATAAAGAGAAAATTGATAAACAATTTGAAATTTTAAGAGATTTTGGTTTTGTTGTTTTGGGCGGTAATCAGGTTGAGAAATTAGTTGCCGCATTATATGCCATAAAAGAACTTGATAAAATTATTCAACTTTTAGAAGCCTACCTGGCAAGTTATCCATCGTCAGAGTTTTACGCTAAATTAGCTACGGTTTGTTTGGAAGCGGGGAATAAAGAGAAGGCAAGAGAATATACATTGAAAGCGATGGAGTTAAATCCGGACTTGAAAGAAGAAGGAGAAGTTTTTTTAGAACAGTTGGAAGAATAA
- a CDS encoding S8 family serine peptidase — MSKRFFLFIFFLIASFFTSNAVFAYLPTDPGFRTEQWYLQKIKASQAWDFTKGSEDIVIAILDSGVDIDHPDLKDNIWVNAGEISGDGIDNDNNGYIDDIHGWDFVGNDNNPQPDILGVPYNEAGANHGTIIAGVLGARGDNAKGIAGITWYSKIMPLRVLNSVGLGDSGAAVQAIDYAIVQGADIINMSFVGPDYSSAMYQAVRRAWEKGIIIVAAAGNDSVEQGDDLDTYHSFPVCYDGADNMVIGVAAVDDKDRKSVFSNFGNTYVDVAAPGVSFYSTLFQDFSSPDFQNEYGGYWSGTSVATPLVSGAAALIKSLSPNFSNKKVRDIIIASAENIDPANPDIAGKLGGGRLNLYKALDLAYSQLFNIDLTKNIITGAGIGGGPHVRVFQSSGIAITSFFAYDEGFRGGVTAVGCDLDGDGTSEIIAGAGIGGGPHVRIFDRKGKLINLFFAYDERFRGGVNVACGDLDGDGRDEIVTGAGIGGGPHVRIFNGDGQLVNHFFAYSENFRGGVNVEVGDLDNNGRAEIFTGPASAGGPQVRIFDWHGAVVGQFFAYKKDFRGGIDIGLGDLDDNGSQEIIVGVSRGGSSYIRVFDQSFILRYQFLAYLDEFQGGVNLAVADLESDGRAEIITGAGQGGGPQVRIFNIEGKPLSQFFAYSKYFRGGVNVGTMKSNGE, encoded by the coding sequence ATGTCTAAAAGATTTTTTTTATTCATATTTTTTTTGATAGCATCATTCTTCACCAGCAATGCAGTTTTTGCTTATCTGCCAACTGATCCGGGTTTTAGAACCGAACAGTGGTATTTACAGAAAATTAAAGCTTCTCAAGCCTGGGATTTTACTAAGGGTTCGGAAGATATTGTGATAGCAATTTTAGATTCTGGCGTAGATATTGACCATCCCGATCTTAAAGATAATATTTGGGTTAATGCCGGAGAGATATCAGGGGATGGGATTGACAATGATAATAATGGTTATATTGACGATATCCATGGCTGGGATTTTGTTGGTAATGACAATAATCCTCAACCTGATATTTTGGGCGTTCCTTATAACGAAGCCGGAGCTAACCACGGTACGATTATAGCCGGAGTCTTGGGTGCCCGGGGAGACAATGCTAAAGGTATTGCCGGTATCACCTGGTATTCAAAAATTATGCCTCTGCGGGTGCTTAACAGTGTTGGACTTGGTGATTCTGGTGCCGCGGTCCAAGCCATTGATTATGCAATAGTCCAGGGGGCGGATATTATTAACATGAGTTTTGTGGGGCCAGACTATAGTTCGGCGATGTACCAAGCGGTTCGACGGGCCTGGGAAAAGGGTATAATTATTGTCGCAGCCGCGGGCAATGATTCAGTTGAGCAAGGTGATGACTTGGATACCTATCATAGTTTTCCTGTGTGTTATGATGGGGCGGACAATATGGTCATCGGGGTGGCGGCAGTGGATGACAAGGACCGTAAGTCGGTTTTTTCAAACTTTGGCAATACCTATGTAGATGTTGCGGCACCGGGTGTTTCTTTTTATAGCACTCTTTTTCAGGACTTTTCTTCTCCTGATTTTCAGAATGAATATGGCGGCTATTGGTCTGGGACTTCGGTGGCTACGCCCTTAGTTTCCGGGGCGGCTGCCTTGATTAAATCCTTAAGTCCAAATTTTTCCAATAAAAAAGTGAGAGATATTATTATTGCAAGCGCAGAGAATATAGATCCTGCTAATCCAGATATCGCTGGCAAGTTGGGTGGGGGTCGGCTTAATCTTTACAAAGCCTTAGATTTGGCCTATAGCCAGCTTTTTAATATAGATTTGACTAAAAATATTATCACTGGCGCCGGCATTGGCGGCGGACCACATGTTAGAGTTTTTCAATCATCAGGCATAGCAATAACTAGCTTTTTTGCCTATGATGAAGGATTCCGGGGGGGTGTAACAGCAGTTGGTTGTGATTTGGATGGCGATGGGACGAGTGAAATTATCGCTGGCGCCGGCATTGGCGGCGGACCCCATGTTAGAATTTTTGACCGTAAAGGAAAGCTTATCAATCTTTTTTTTGCTTATGATGAGCGATTTCGCGGCGGGGTTAATGTTGCTTGTGGTGATTTAGATGGTGACGGCAGGGACGAAATTGTCACTGGCGCCGGCATTGGCGGCGGACCCCATGTGCGTATTTTTAATGGGGATGGACAGTTGGTTAATCACTTTTTTGCTTACAGTGAAAATTTTCGCGGCGGGGTGAATGTAGAAGTGGGGGATTTAGATAACAACGGCCGAGCCGAGATTTTCACTGGGCCCGCTTCCGCCGGCGGTCCCCAGGTTAGAATTTTTGATTGGCATGGGGCAGTGGTTGGCCAATTTTTTGCTTATAAAAAGGATTTTCGCGGGGGAATAGATATTGGCCTGGGTGATTTAGATGATAATGGCAGCCAAGAGATTATTGTCGGTGTTTCTCGCGGGGGCAGTTCTTATATCCGGGTTTTTGATCAATCATTTATTTTACGTTATCAATTTTTAGCTTACTTAGATGAATTCCAAGGAGGCGTCAATTTGGCTGTGGCTGACTTAGAGAGTGATGGCCGGGCCGAGATTATTACTGGTGCTGGCCAAGGCGGCGGTCCCCAAGTGCGGATATTTAATATAGAGGGCAAACCCTTGTCGCAGTTTTTCGCTTATTCTAAGTATTTTCGTGGGGGAGTGAACGTGGGGACGATGAAGAGTAATGGGGAATAA
- a CDS encoding GtrA family protein, whose product MEIFRKIINLIRAHPYIQTHHKLKQFIKFAIVGACCAVIDFGIYLILTRFANFNYLIANLISFSLAATANFIFNKFWTFRDYAKKRLHVQYIKFIIIAVCGLFLNELILYLLTDKLDLHDILSKTAATVIILSWNFTMQRAWTFKNAGELLE is encoded by the coding sequence ATGGAAATCTTTAGAAAAATCATCAACTTAATTAGAGCCCATCCTTATATTCAAACTCACCACAAGTTAAAGCAATTTATAAAATTTGCTATTGTGGGGGCTTGTTGCGCTGTGATTGATTTTGGTATTTATTTAATTTTAACCCGCTTTGCCAATTTTAATTATTTAATAGCCAATCTTATATCTTTTTCATTGGCCGCAACTGCCAATTTTATTTTTAACAAGTTTTGGACTTTTCGGGATTATGCAAAGAAGAGGTTGCATGTGCAGTATATTAAATTCATTATCATTGCAGTTTGCGGTTTATTTTTAAACGAGTTGATTTTATATTTGCTTACTGACAAACTGGATTTGCACGATATACTTTCTAAAACAGCGGCAACAGTTATTATTCTTTCTTGGAACTTTACCATGCAGCGGGCCTGGACATTTAAAAATGCAGGTGAACTTTTAGAATGA
- a CDS encoding GDP-mannose 4,6-dehydratase yields the protein MPENFVSGKKNVLVTGGAGFIGSHLCEKLVKNNHVLCLDNFSTGQESNIDHLIQNPDFKFIKHDITEPIDLEKSREAQMFKIEFQGIQEIYHLACPTSPKEYNKYPIETLLANSYGVKNTLDLAIKYKAKFLFSSTDAVYGEPQPNQEPFKEDYWGYVNHLGPRGCYDEGKRFAETLIVNHRKKFNIDTKIARIANTFGPLMRLDDGRVIPDYINSALKGKPILIHGDQNTVSTFLYISDLIDALTKMMASSEPGPINIGSAEEYRLEDIAKQIIDLAGSKSKTAFEAPPPYTTVQNVPDLTLVKEKLGWFPLVKLEEGLKETIEKMRGAKVIKPLTPFDIVGAPQPKEEEDE from the coding sequence ATGCCTGAAAATTTTGTTTCTGGAAAAAAAAATGTTTTAGTAACAGGCGGAGCTGGCTTTATTGGCTCCCACCTTTGTGAAAAACTAGTTAAAAATAATCATGTACTTTGCCTTGATAATTTTAGCACGGGGCAAGAAAGTAATATTGATCATTTGATTCAAAATCCTGATTTTAAGTTCATTAAACATGACATTACCGAACCAATAGATTTAGAAAAATCCCGCGAGGCCCAGATGTTTAAAATTGAATTTCAGGGTATCCAGGAAATTTATCATCTGGCTTGTCCAACCTCTCCCAAGGAGTACAATAAATACCCAATTGAAACCTTACTGGCTAATTCTTACGGCGTAAAAAATACTCTTGATTTGGCAATTAAATATAAAGCCAAATTTTTATTTAGCTCGACTGATGCTGTCTACGGCGAACCCCAACCGAACCAGGAGCCTTTTAAAGAAGATTATTGGGGCTATGTTAATCATTTGGGTCCCCGGGGTTGCTATGATGAGGGTAAACGATTTGCCGAAACTTTAATTGTTAACCATCGAAAAAAATTTAATATTGATACTAAAATTGCAAGAATTGCCAATACTTTTGGTCCTTTGATGAGACTTGATGATGGCCGAGTGATTCCGGATTATATTAATTCGGCATTAAAGGGCAAGCCAATACTTATCCATGGTGATCAAAACACGGTCAGCACCTTTCTGTATATCAGCGATTTAATTGATGCCCTAACCAAGATGATGGCCTCCAGCGAACCGGGACCTATTAATATTGGGAGTGCCGAAGAATATAGATTAGAGGATATAGCTAAACAAATTATAGATCTGGCGGGTTCAAAATCAAAAACAGCATTTGAGGCTCCGCCGCCATATACCACAGTTCAGAATGTGCCAGATTTAACTTTAGTCAAAGAAAAGCTTGGTTGGTTTCCACTTGTGAAATTAGAAGAGGGTTTAAAGGAAACTATTGAAAAGATGCGAGGCGCAAAAGTGATCAAACCTCTGACTCCCTTTGATATAGTTGGCGCCCCCCAGCCTAAAGAGGAAGAGGATGAATAG
- a CDS encoding glycosyltransferase family 2 protein has translation MKIFIIIPAYNEREAVNRVIERAQCYGQVVLVDDGSTDDTLKRVQSCGVLTLRHCVNCGQGAALKTGIDYALASGAEIIVTMDSDGQHRPEEIPQIVKPIERGEVDIVLGSRFLEVSTNGTPHNSLRSYAGRAKDHKDCMKFKIPFSKEWLVLKPAIFFERLFTGLKLTDVHQGFRAMSREAAKKIQITQDKMAHATEIISEIKRNKLRCKEVPVTVVYNEYGQGMGGAWKILKDLFFKKIVY, from the coding sequence ATGAAAATATTTATCATAATTCCAGCTTATAATGAAAGAGAGGCTGTTAATAGGGTAATAGAGAGAGCTCAATGTTATGGGCAGGTGGTGTTAGTTGACGATGGATCAACAGATGATACACTAAAAAGAGTTCAGAGTTGCGGGGTGCTCACACTGCGGCATTGCGTTAATTGTGGCCAGGGCGCAGCTTTAAAAACCGGCATTGATTACGCTTTAGCTAGTGGAGCCGAGATTATTGTAACCATGGATTCTGACGGTCAGCACCGGCCAGAAGAGATTCCTCAGATAGTGAAGCCGATTGAGAGGGGTGAAGTAGATATTGTTTTGGGTTCTAGATTTTTGGAAGTTAGCACAAATGGCACCCCGCACAACTCACTTCGTTCGTATGCAGGGCGGGCAAAAGACCACAAAGACTGCATGAAATTTAAAATACCTTTTTCAAAAGAGTGGTTGGTCTTAAAACCAGCGATTTTTTTTGAAAGGCTCTTTACGGGGTTAAAACTGACTGATGTTCATCAGGGGTTCCGGGCAATGTCCCGTGAAGCCGCCAAAAAAATTCAAATAACCCAAGATAAAATGGCGCATGCCACTGAAATTATTTCAGAAATTAAAAGAAATAAATTACGTTGCAAAGAAGTGCCGGTAACTGTGGTTTATAATGAATATGGGCAGGGGATGGGAGGTGCCTGGAAGATTTTGAAAGATTTGTTTTTCAAGAAAATAGTATATTGA
- a CDS encoding DUF2304 family protein has product MLPQQIIAIILILIIFSRIVVRFRRKEISKKEFGIWTVFWLLALGVVLFLRQVDAFVRSIGIVGRGIDVIVYVSIALIFYLIFRIIVRLDKIEREITRVVRKVALDEADKK; this is encoded by the coding sequence ATGTTACCTCAACAAATCATTGCTATTATTTTAATCCTAATCATTTTTTCGCGCATCGTTGTCCGTTTCCGTCGCAAGGAGATTTCTAAAAAAGAATTTGGCATTTGGACGGTTTTTTGGTTGTTGGCTTTGGGGGTAGTTTTATTTCTGCGCCAGGTCGATGCCTTTGTCCGGAGTATTGGTATTGTCGGCCGGGGGATTGATGTTATTGTTTATGTTTCCATTGCATTGATTTTTTATTTAATTTTTAGAATTATTGTGCGTTTGGATAAAATTGAACGGGAGATTACCAGGGTGGTGCGGAAAGTGGCGCTGGATGAGGCGGACAAAAAGTAG
- the proB gene encoding glutamate 5-kinase, with translation MRIVIKVGSSLLSSAQTTSGLDETFIGHLVQQIGTLHQQGHEIILVTSGAVATGMIKDKGYPPARAAMVGQNRLMNVYSRFFDQLSIRIGQALYTYYDLEDDHKFCTQERLLQGFKWGEVTIVNANDAVMDEELKALKDLADNDKLSAKIAVLIKADILVIMTDVDGLFCDYGLPEAELIKEVPLIDKGIIQLAKKTDSTISRGGMLSKIEAAKLATAKEVEVALINGKEPSILLKRINGPRDSYPGTTFLTRK, from the coding sequence ATGAGGATAGTAATCAAAGTGGGAAGCTCATTGTTAAGCAGTGCTCAAACGACCAGTGGCTTGGATGAAACTTTTATTGGCCATCTTGTTCAGCAAATTGGGACATTACATCAACAAGGTCATGAAATTATCTTGGTCACCTCTGGAGCCGTAGCTACCGGGATGATTAAAGACAAGGGATACCCCCCGGCGCGAGCCGCTATGGTGGGTCAAAATAGATTAATGAATGTCTATTCCCGTTTTTTTGACCAACTGTCAATTCGCATTGGCCAAGCCCTTTACACCTATTACGATCTTGAAGATGATCATAAGTTTTGCACTCAAGAAAGACTTTTGCAAGGATTTAAGTGGGGGGAAGTGACCATAGTCAATGCCAATGACGCCGTTATGGATGAGGAGCTTAAAGCTTTAAAAGATCTGGCTGATAATGACAAACTGTCTGCTAAAATAGCAGTGCTAATTAAAGCTGATATACTGGTTATTATGACTGATGTAGATGGTCTATTCTGTGATTATGGGTTACCAGAGGCAGAACTAATCAAAGAAGTCCCTCTGATTGATAAAGGGATTATCCAACTGGCTAAAAAAACAGATTCTACGATTAGCCGCGGTGGGATGCTAAGCAAAATAGAAGCCGCAAAACTCGCTACCGCAAAAGAGGTGGAAGTAGCCCTAATTAACGGCAAGGAACCTAGTATTTTATTAAAAAGGATAAATGGGCCCAGAGATTCTTACCCCGGAACAACGTTTTTGACAAGGAAATAG